One genomic window of Halovivax cerinus includes the following:
- a CDS encoding GAP family protein: protein MTILEILPLVVVMISGPQIVSAVFLATSERWRANSIAFVAGAAVSVPLVVSAAYALDVGVVGRGSPSTARIAIVLAALVLAMVHTYRTRDRAEPPRWMGALQSSSPGFSFRLGFLLIGFFPTDLLTSLAVGSYLSGRDAPLWHAAPFVIATLAVLSIPVLTLLAGGDRAERALPSVRDRLVANGWLVSEVVLGFFVIMTLSNLHG, encoded by the coding sequence GTGACGATCCTCGAGATCCTCCCACTGGTAGTCGTCATGATCTCCGGGCCGCAGATCGTGAGCGCGGTCTTCTTGGCGACGAGCGAGCGATGGCGAGCGAACTCGATCGCGTTCGTCGCCGGGGCGGCGGTCTCCGTTCCGCTCGTCGTGTCCGCCGCGTACGCCCTCGACGTGGGCGTCGTCGGCCGGGGATCGCCCTCGACGGCGCGGATCGCCATCGTACTCGCTGCACTCGTCCTGGCGATGGTCCACACGTATCGCACCCGGGACCGTGCCGAGCCGCCGCGGTGGATGGGGGCTCTCCAGTCGTCCTCCCCGGGATTCTCCTTTCGGCTGGGCTTTCTCCTGATCGGGTTCTTTCCGACCGATCTTCTCACGTCGCTCGCGGTGGGTTCGTACCTCTCGGGGCGCGACGCACCGCTCTGGCACGCCGCGCCGTTCGTCATCGCGACACTCGCGGTCCTTTCGATCCCCGTGCTCACGCTCTTGGCCGGCGGTGATCGAGCCGAGCGTGCGCTCCCCTCGGTTCGCGATCGGCTCGTAGCCAACGGGTGGCTCGTCTCCGAGGTGGTGCTCGGATTCTTCGTGATCATGACCCTCTCGAACCTGCACGGGTGA
- a CDS encoding AI-2E family transporter yields the protein MRLDRGFLLALALVFVVLTVLVVVPFLQYVLGAVLLAYALYPVQRRLERRVSSATAALTLVSVTIVGLVAPFVVVLSTIAADAGRVVEDLDAESIRLDTLETRLEAVTGREIALDGSLVGSSQDLAMTTIERSTAAFSSLATFLIGIVLALFLLYYLLKDADVLVDWLYRTVPLPDAVQRDLYDEFSDLLWAVLFGHVFVGVVQGVVAGIGFYAVGIPNAAFWTVVMIVFAMVPLIGTIPIWGGAVIYLLLLEQPVFAAALFVYSVVVVGVTDDYLRPFAVDRYAELNPAVILLGILGGAAAFGIMGLFYGPVVVGGLKAILEVIGDHWDHLDDAAG from the coding sequence GTGCGTCTCGACAGGGGATTCCTCCTCGCGCTCGCGCTCGTCTTCGTCGTGTTGACGGTACTCGTCGTGGTGCCGTTTCTCCAGTACGTCCTCGGGGCGGTGCTACTCGCGTACGCACTCTACCCCGTCCAGCGGCGCCTCGAACGTCGGGTATCGTCTGCGACCGCCGCGCTCACGCTCGTGTCGGTGACGATCGTCGGGCTCGTCGCCCCGTTCGTGGTCGTCCTCTCGACGATCGCGGCCGACGCCGGTCGAGTCGTCGAAGACCTCGACGCGGAGTCGATCCGGCTCGACACCCTCGAGACGCGTCTCGAGGCGGTCACCGGTCGCGAGATCGCTCTCGACGGCTCACTGGTCGGCTCCAGCCAGGACCTGGCGATGACCACGATCGAACGGTCGACGGCCGCGTTCAGCTCGCTCGCGACCTTCCTCATCGGTATCGTGCTCGCGCTCTTTTTGTTGTACTACCTCCTGAAGGATGCCGACGTACTCGTGGACTGGCTCTACCGCACGGTGCCGCTCCCGGATGCGGTCCAGCGCGACCTGTACGACGAATTCTCGGACCTCCTGTGGGCGGTACTCTTCGGTCACGTCTTCGTCGGCGTCGTCCAGGGAGTGGTCGCGGGGATCGGTTTCTACGCCGTTGGCATCCCGAACGCGGCGTTCTGGACGGTCGTCATGATCGTCTTCGCGATGGTGCCCCTCATCGGGACGATCCCCATCTGGGGCGGCGCCGTGATCTACCTCCTCCTGCTCGAACAACCAGTCTTCGCGGCCGCGCTGTTCGTCTACAGCGTCGTCGTGGTCGGCGTCACGGACGACTACCTACGGCCGTTCGCCGTCGACCGGTACGCCGAACTCAACCCGGCGGTAATTCTCCTCGGCATCCTCGGCGGAGCGGCTGCGTTCGGCATCATGGGACTGTTCTACGGCCCGGTCGTCGTCGGGGGGCTGAAAGCGATCCTGGAAGTCATCGGCGACCACTGGGATCACCTGGACGACGCCGCCGGCTGA
- a CDS encoding DUF6159 family protein: MRLFSRLKTGFGMARRSGRVLRAHPKLLAFPLLGGLSGIAFVVTLFGSLYATGPLFESPGPALYGALFVAYLVETFVASFFTAALVAATRTAFRGEEPSIRDAIATAWRHKWPLLAWSLVAAIVGVIIRAIEGQDNLVAQLLAGLFAVAWGVMTYFVVPVIVFRNPSVSEMFTESARTFKDTWGESIGAMGAIDIVSFLLALAGAGVGVVTFLLVGGLGTAGLVATAIVGGSAVLLGLLIGKSLSGIAKTALYVYATEDTAPEYFEDMDFGRLGGDDATSSGGGLTGTLGGSGRGRI; encoded by the coding sequence ATGAGACTGTTCAGCCGCCTGAAGACCGGATTCGGCATGGCACGGCGCAGCGGTCGCGTCCTCCGCGCACACCCGAAGTTGCTCGCCTTCCCGCTACTCGGAGGCCTGTCGGGTATCGCGTTCGTTGTCACGCTGTTCGGGAGCCTCTATGCCACTGGGCCGCTCTTCGAATCGCCGGGGCCGGCCCTCTACGGGGCGCTGTTCGTCGCGTACCTCGTGGAGACCTTCGTCGCTTCGTTCTTCACGGCGGCGCTGGTCGCGGCGACGCGGACCGCGTTCCGTGGCGAAGAGCCGTCGATCCGAGACGCCATCGCCACCGCGTGGCGACACAAGTGGCCGCTTCTCGCGTGGTCGCTCGTCGCGGCGATCGTCGGCGTGATCATCCGGGCGATCGAGGGCCAGGACAACCTCGTCGCGCAGTTGCTCGCCGGCCTCTTCGCGGTCGCGTGGGGCGTTATGACGTACTTCGTCGTACCCGTGATCGTCTTCCGGAATCCATCGGTGAGCGAGATGTTTACGGAGAGTGCACGGACGTTCAAGGACACATGGGGCGAGTCCATCGGCGCGATGGGGGCCATCGATATCGTGTCGTTCCTGCTCGCGCTGGCCGGCGCCGGGGTGGGCGTCGTCACCTTCCTGCTCGTCGGCGGCCTGGGGACGGCCGGGCTCGTCGCGACTGCGATCGTGGGCGGTTCCGCCGTCCTCCTCGGACTCCTGATCGGCAAGTCACTCTCCGGCATCGCGAAGACGGCGCTGTACGTTTACGCCACCGAGGACACCGCACCGGAGTACTTCGAGGACATGGACTTCGGCCGCCTCGGCGGCGACGACGCGACGTCCTCCGGCGGCGGTCTCACCGGCACCCTCGGCGGGTCCGGGCGGGGGCGGATATAA